The nucleotide sequence CCGTCCGATCTGATCAGGCAGTCTCCCGAGGCCTCACAAAATGCTATCCCGAACCGGGCTTGAGGCACTGCGCATGCCATCACCTCATAGAGATCCTCCACGGTCTTGATGAAGTGAGATTGCCCTAGAATAAGATTGCAGCCCTCTGGTATCTCCAAACGAACAGCCATCCATTCCATGCCATCACCCCCTGCTCTCCAAAAGAATTCCACACCCAAGCCCCTGGTACAAGGGAAAACCTCCGCGCCGGACTCACTCAGCCTTGCAAGGGGGAATCCGCTCTTTCAAAGAGGCCAGGCTTTGGGGGTTTAGCACCGGGACAAGCTCCCAGCCTGGCAGCTCGCGGCCGTCTTTGCGCTTTACCAGAAGCCACTGGTTGTCACCCCCCCTGCCCTTCATCTTCATGAGAGTGAAGCCCCCCTTTAGTTTTTCACCCTCCAGGATCACAGAAATCTTTCCCTCTGCCATTTGTTCTAGCTGATAAGAGCCCCTGTCCCAGATGAGAACAGGACCGGCTCCATACTGCCCTTGGGGGATTATTCCCTCAAAATCAGCATACTCCAGAGGATGGTCTTCCACCTGCACAGCCAGCCTCTTCTGGGAAGGGTCCATTGATGGCCCCTTGGGCATTGCCCATGAACGAAGCACTCCGTCCATCTCCAGCCTGAAATCATAATGAAGCCTGGAGGCATGATGCTCATGAACAACAAAGATCCCGCTCAAGGTAGCTTTCCTCTATTTCCTGGCATCGCTTCTAAGGATCATTTATCATAGCCCAACACTCTGATCAACTCTTGCTGGAAGATCAAGAGGGGGAAAAATTGAAAATTGCCGAGCACAAGCAGCAGTTGGCAAGAATGGAACAGGTCGCCAAAAAGGCCGTTGGTGCAGCAGGGCAGATCATTCGCAGTAGAGTGGGACACCCCGGAAAAGTACACCAGAAGGCTCTAGCGGATTATGTCACAGAGGTGGACAAGGCCTGTGAGGAGGTCATTCTGGATGTCATAACTTCAAGCTTTCCTGACCACGGGATACTCTCAGAGGAAAGTCCCTCTTTGGAAGTCCACGACTCCCATTTCACCTGGATCGTGGATCCTCTGGATGGAACGACCAATTTCATCCATGGCTTCCCTATGGTTTCGGTCTCGTTGGCAGTGGCCCAGGCAGGCAGGCCTGTTCTGGGTCTGGTCCTGGATCCATTGAGAAGGGAGCTGTTCTCGGCAGCCAGAGGGCGTGGCGCCAGGCTCAATGGGCGGCCCATCCATGTCAGGGATGCGGCCACTGTCCAGGATGCCCTCATGGCCACCGGGTTCCCGCACAGGGCAAAGCACTTCTTGAGGCCTTATATGGCTGCCATGGAAAGGATTCTGAGCAAGGCCAATGACCTGCGCAGGGCAGGCTCCGCAGCCCTGGACCTGGCCTATGTGGCCTGCGGAAGGCTGGACGGATTTTGGGAGCCCGGACTCAAGCCCTGGGATGTGGCTGCAGGATCCTTGTTGGTGATGGAGGCCGGGGGTAAGGTGACCGATTTCTGGGGCTCTTGGGACTATGTTTCCAACGGGCACATAGTGGCGGCCCCAGCCCTGATCCATGGTTTCCTGCTGGAGCAGATATCCCACGAACTGGCCCCTGCTCTGGCAGCCGAGCCCATTAAGCCAGCCTGAAAGGACTGAAGCGAGTTTCGCGGTCCATGGCGTCCAGGCCTTCTTTGGCTTTCAGGAAATTCACTACCAAGTAGGTGAAAGGAGTTGCGGCCGCTTCGTACAAGGACTTGGTCAGCCATTGAGCCACAATGGCCCGGCCCAGATCAGCCTCCGGGATGCTGCCTGCAAATGCCAAGCTCATGAAGACCAGGGAATCCAGTGCTTGCCCCACCAATGTGGAGCCTATGGTCCTGCTCCATAGCCATCTTCCTTGGGTGGCCAACTTCATCTTGGCCAGCACATAGGCGTTGGCGAACTCCCCCACCAGATATGCGGCAAAAGAAGCCCCCAGGATCCTAGGCGCAGTCCCCAATATCCTATCATAGGCAGCCTGTGCGTCCCAAAAAGGCGCAGCCGGCATAAACCCGCCTACCCAGACAGCCCCAACGAATATCAGATTGCAGAAAAAGCCCAGCCAGATCACCCTTCTGGCCTGGGCATAGCCATATACCTCGGTCAGCACGTCCCCCACGATGTAGCTCAGAGGAAATATTATCACTGCCGCTGGGAGAACCATGCCCGCCACATGTATGAGCTTCACGGCTATTAGATTGGCCGTTATGAGACAGGTCACAAAAATACCGGAGATAAAGATCAAATACT is from bacterium and encodes:
- a CDS encoding DNA polymerase ligase N-terminal domain-containing protein produces the protein MSGIFVVHEHHASRLHYDFRLEMDGVLRSWAMPKGPSMDPSQKRLAVQVEDHPLEYADFEGIIPQGQYGAGPVLIWDRGSYQLEQMAEGKISVILEGEKLKGGFTLMKMKGRGGDNQWLLVKRKDGRELPGWELVPVLNPQSLASLKERIPPCKAE
- a CDS encoding inositol monophosphatase family protein; the encoded protein is MKIAEHKQQLARMEQVAKKAVGAAGQIIRSRVGHPGKVHQKALADYVTEVDKACEEVILDVITSSFPDHGILSEESPSLEVHDSHFTWIVDPLDGTTNFIHGFPMVSVSLAVAQAGRPVLGLVLDPLRRELFSAARGRGARLNGRPIHVRDAATVQDALMATGFPHRAKHFLRPYMAAMERILSKANDLRRAGSAALDLAYVACGRLDGFWEPGLKPWDVAAGSLLVMEAGGKVTDFWGSWDYVSNGHIVAAPALIHGFLLEQISHELAPALAAEPIKPA
- a CDS encoding queuosine precursor transporter produces the protein MRDEACGKPTSQYLIFISGIFVTCLITANLIAVKLIHVAGMVLPAAVIIFPLSYIVGDVLTEVYGYAQARRVIWLGFFCNLIFVGAVWVGGFMPAAPFWDAQAAYDRILGTAPRILGASFAAYLVGEFANAYVLAKMKLATQGRWLWSRTIGSTLVGQALDSLVFMSLAFAGSIPEADLGRAIVAQWLTKSLYEAAATPFTYLVVNFLKAKEGLDAMDRETRFSPFRLA